ATAAACATCACCGATTTTCTTGACCTGGGCGTTTGCGTATTTTGCCGCGTAGTAAAGATCGGTAAGTGTTCCGTCCGGGTATATAAGGTCGTGTTCCTGTATAGAGCCCTTTCCGCCATAGCGCCACATAAAGAATCCCACACAGCCGAAGGTCATCATGCAGTACATCTGCCATATCATTTCCTCGGCGGTGGCATTACGCACACCTCTGTCCCAGGTGAACACCTGAATATATGCGTAAAATTCCTTGTTGTATTTACGGCATACGCTTGCAAAAACATTAAGGTTTTCAATATATTTATCATATGTAGCCTTTAACGGATTGGAGCGCAGGGGGTATACATCCACGCACATATGGTCTACGGGGGTAAGCTTTGCCCAGGTTTCGCAATACTTGCGGTAAATATCAGGGTCCTGGTCATAGTGCTCTATTTTTGCAACGCCCGCGCCGTATTTAAGCTGAGCCGCGTTTGCGTACATGGGCAAAAGGTTTACGTGTGGGTAATTTCCGTTTACCTCAAGGTACTTCTTGCATCTTTCGGCAACCTCGGGCATTTCGTCGGTGCCGGGCTCGTCCTTGATATAGGTTCCGCAATAGCTGGGGTGATGTATATATTCCTTGATTACCTCGGGGTCAAGACATACGTCTCTTTCGTCCATGTATGCCTCAATACCATTTTCGTCAAAAAAGTCCAATACCATTTCTCTTTCCTTGCCGTATGAGCAAGAGGGAACCACCTGAACAAGGTCAAATCCACAGTCGCGAAAGTCTTCAAGGTACTTTTTTGTGAGAAAAGCAGGGTTGAAACTTCCTTTTGCACCGAATTTCAGCCTTCTGCGCGTAATGTACTCTTTAGTATACATTTCTATATCCCTTCTTTAATCCCGACAGTATCACGTCAGGTTATTTTCAAACAGTTGTCCGATATAGCTTATTATGCCTTTTTATTCTCCACAATTTGACACAACAGAATAAAATATAAACATCCACTTCGCCTACATTATACACCATTTTGAAAAAAAGTCAATATACTATATTATTCACAGTGAGCATACTTCAAAATGTATAGTAGCTATTCACATTTTCAAAAAAACAGGCTGATGAAAATCATCAGCCTGCCAAAACCAATCATTATTTATATTTATGTATCTCAGCCAATAAAAATTACAGGTATCATAACGGGATATGGAAGCGTGAGCGAGGTTACCTCAACGTACACGCGGTTGGTAACATCGATTCTTTCGCCTGCACGTACCGTAAATTCAACGGATGCCTTTCCATAAATACCGTGGCCGCGCTGTATGTAGTCCAGCGCAAGGGTCTTCTGACAGTAGCCTGCTTCCCAGGTTTCGGGCAGAATAAGGCGCAGTTGAAGCTTTCTGGATTCATATACCGTGTCACGGCAGGTGAAAGTAAGCTTAACCTTTCTTTCTTCACCGGGGGTTACTCTGGGCGTCTTATCCAATTCAACCATAACATCAAAGGGACGGTTGTCGGTTATATCGTAGGAATAAGGCGAACGATTAAGGAAGTCCGAGCTGTGAAGGCGGTTATTTGCCTCAAAATCCTCGTCAGACACTTCGTCAACACCGTCTATAAAGCCGAAGGAAACTCTGTTGGCTCTCATTACCGCGGGCACAAGCGCCGCAACTCTGTCCTTAAGATTTGTACAGGTTTTTGCGATTCTGTGACTGTACATTCCGTTGATAAATGCTGTGACAATATTGTCACCCACAAACTCTTTCCACTCCTCGGGAATGGATTGAGTTCCTCCAACTATTCCCATTATGGAACCGACGGTTGCACCTGTGCAGTCGCTATCATCGCCGCAGTTAATCGCATAAAGAACGGAGTTTCTGAAATCGCCCTCGCCGTACAGAAGACCTATGGCAACAAAGCCCAGATTTCCGGGTGCCTGGAACCAGCCCAGATCCTTGTTGAATTCAACAACCTTTTCTCTTGTCTGGCTGTACTCAATGCCTTTATCGTAGCATTCCATAACCAGACGAACGGTCTGAGCAACTCTGCAATCCTCGGGTATCTTTTTGAGTCCGTATTCTATAAGCTTTCTTATATTGCTTTCCACATAAGCGGCACTTTCTATTGTAGCGGTAAATATTTCCGCATATGTACCCTCGTTGAGACCGTGGTCCACCATAGCATCCATAACAGCATATTTTACAGCCGTATCCACAACACCGGGACACAGAGAAGCCCAGATTTCACTGCGTATCCACGCTCCGTTAGAGGTCTTCCATTTGTCGTTGTCTATCTCACCGCTCATAGGAGGCAAAAGTCCGATACGGAGATTGCTTTTGGCAATGCCGTATTCATTGCAGTGGGGAGGAATCCAGTCCATCCAGTATTCTGCAAGTGTTTTTGTGCTGAAATAAGCAGGAGTTACATCTTCGATTGCGGCAAGCCATACAAGCTGCAGATCCAAATCGTCATTGGGGTAATTCTGTCCTTTTGGTGTGGCAAAATCGGTGATATTCTGAAATGTTCTCTTTCCCTCGTAGGGCGCACCCAAAGTTCCGCCGATATTTTTTCCCAACCAGCAGGCATGAAGCTTGTCAAGATATTTCTGTCTGTTCAATTTTATCATTATTTTTACCTCCGTATTTAGGTTTTGCACTTGCATTATATCACAAATTCTGATATAATAATAGTATAATCAAGGCTAAAATAGGTAAAATCGAATCACGAGGAGCTGATTGATACGTATCCCGAAAAACCCGAGGTGCAGAAAGGAAAGCATTACTGGTATGACGAGGACTGCTTCAAAGGCGGCGGATTTCATTATATCAACACCTATCTGCACAAAAACTATGATTTCAGAATGCATTCCCATCAGTTCTATGAAATGAATATAATCGCGGGCGGCACCGGCAGGCATTATATAAATGAAACCTATGTTGAAGCAAAGGCAGGGGATGTTTTCATTATACCGCCCGGCACCTCCCACGGGTATTACAGTGACAAGAAAATAGACATATACCACATACTTATAAAATCCGATTTTATAAAGCACTATAAAGAGGAGCTGACAAGTATGCGCGAATTCGGTATTTTGTTTGATGTTGAGCCGACAGTGCGCTCAGTTTCCTCCAAAAAATGCAACCTTACACTGACATACGACGAACTGAATGTAGTAAAACTCCAGCTTTCCGCAATCCTTGCGGCAGAAAAAGAGGAAAGTTATGTGTATCAAAATGTCCTTTCACTCGCTTTTATCTGCGGATTATGCGATGTTATGCGCAAAAAAATAACAGGTCAGAACTGCCATGGTGAGGGCTTTGAGCGTATTATAAGCGTAACCGAATATATCAAAAACAATCTGGACAGAGATTTGTCACTTGAGAACATTTCAAGAAATTCCAATCTTTCCAAAGCCACACTCAACCGCCTTTTCAGAGAATATCTGAATGTATCGCCCATGAAATATGTTATTGACTGCAGAAGTGCAAAGGCATACGAGCTGATTGCCGAAAACCGGCACACCAAAAGCGAAATCTCGCAAATGTGCGGATTTTATGACCTTTCGCATATGAATAAATACATCAAACAGCTTTAAAAAAACTAAGGAGCATCCTTGCGGATGCTCCTTTCAGACTGTCGAGAAAGTCGTGATACCGCGACGGAAAAATATATTTAAAAAAGACGAAAATAAATCAAAGAACAAATTAACAGCAGGTGATACATCGAATATCACCTGCTGTTTTTCGCTTTTTGCCGCTTCAAGCCTTATCGTACCTTTGTACGCCGACAGGCTTAAATCGGCAAAATATCCCTGTCTTTTCGAAAGTCTTACAGTGTGTCGATAGGTTTATCGACACACTGTAAGGAGCATCCTTGCGGATGCTCCTTTTTTGATTTTTATTCTATTGTTACAAATACGCCCTGACCGTTTTCGAGAGTCATGCTGAACACACCGTCAGTTGCGGTAAGTGCAACAGGCTCGCCCTTAACATAAGCGGTTGCGGTGGTGTAACCGTTAAGAGTGAAGGTGAAGTCAGCGGTTTTGTTCCAGGTAGGATCGTTCATGTTAACAACGGTAAATGCCTTGCCGTTTGTGCCATCCTTCTTTTCGAAGCAGCCTACAAGCAGAGGACTTGTGGACTGAACGTTGATTGCGGGGAATTCAATTGCGCCGGACATTTCCAGATAAGGAGTCTTTTCGGTGCAGTTGAGGTTGAATGCGCCCAGATTCTTGTACTGGCAGTAAACATCGGAAAGCTTCTTAACTTCCATGATGGTAGGCTGTGCGGCATAGTAGATATGAGTGGGAGTACCGTCTCTGTTAACCATACCGTATTCCTTGTAGCCCATACCGTCTACCCAATAATGCCAGTATACAAAGCCCTTACAACCGAAGGACAGCATGGAATATACCTGCCAACGGAAATCTGCTTCGGAAGGCTCACGCTTGGAAGCATTCCAGCCTACTGCCTGGATGTATGCCACAAAGTCCTTATTGTAGTCACGTGCCGCACGTGCGAAGATGTTGATGCTTTCAATATACTCAACATATGTGGGCTTGTTCTTATCGGAGTTGAGAGGATAAATATCAACAGACATTATCTTTGCATCGGAAAGGCTTGCCCAGGTAGCTACATGCTTGTAGTAAAGGTCGGGGTCGCCGTCGAAATATTCGATAGCTGCCGCACCTGCGCCCATCTTGAGCTGAGCTGCATTTGCGTACATAGGAAGCAGGTTTACATGGGGATGACGTCCGGTCTTTTCAAGGTAACCGTTCGCGATTTCAGCAAGAGCAGGCATTCTGTCTGTGCCGGGCTCGTCTTCAACATATGTACCGGTGTAGCTGGGGTGGAGGTAGTATTCCGCGTCGCTGGAGTAGTCGCTGAGAATAGCCTTATCATCAAGGTAAACTTCGATACCGTTTGCATCTGCGAAGTTGAGTATCTTGTTACGTACATCACCGCTTGAGTTGGAGGGAGTTACAACCAACCAGTCAAGACCCAGCTCTGCAACATATCTCAGATATTCGTCATCAACCTGATTGGGGTCGAAGTTAGCCTTTGTACCAACCTTAATACGGTCGCGCTTGAAGTAATCGGGAGAGTAAGCAGTGCTGATGTTAACACCCAGCATAGCCTTGATGAGACGTGTCATAACAGTTGCGGTTTCGCCTCTGGTGAGAAGTCCGGCAGGGTCAAAGGTATTGCCGGGCTTACCGTTTATAATACCATATGCACGTGCATTTTCAACAGCCGCCTTTTCAGCATCGGTAAGAGCCGCGGTATCTGCAAATGCGGGGTAGGTGTTCTTAATCATGCTGTAATCGCAATCATTGAGATAGTTGTTGATGAACTTAGCCATCTCAAGACGGGTGATGGAGTCCTCGGGACGGAATGCCGCCGCGTCGGTTACATCTGCATAGCCCTTTTCGATGGACCACTTGATGTAGGGGTCGTAGTACATACCTGTTGTGGTGCCGTCAGCTCCGCAAAGTCTGCCGAGTACGGTTACGAACATACCACGGGTCATGGAGTCATCGGGGCTGAATTCTGTTTCACTGGTTCCGCCGAACAGCTTGCGCGCGGAGGTGTAATCGATATAATCCTTTGCCCAGTGGTTGGGAGTATCTACATATTCCTTGCCGCTGGTACCCAGGTAGTATTCTGCAGCATGATTGGGAGAGAAGGTGATAAAGCCCTTGCCGTTTACATCCGAAAGAGTAACTATCTTCTCGGTTCCGTCTGCATCCTTGTACATTACAACATTACCGGTTGCAGTAGAATCTTTTACAAGGTAGTCTTCTTTGACGTAGCCTTCGGAAAGAGTTCCGCCGGGTACATAAGATACCTGTGATTTTTCACGGAAGGTGCTCATGCTGTCATAGTCTGCGGCAACCTGAACGGAAGCAAGGTAATCTCTTGCCGCCTGTTCGCTTTCAAAGAAGCCGATAGCCGCGATGTACATACCGCACTCGGTAGTACTGGGGTTAACGGGGTCAAAACGCATAGTTTCAATAAGGCCGTTCCATGCTCCCTCAGTCTTTTCAATAATACGGGCATCAAGAACAACATCATGCCACTTGCCGTCGTTTATGGTAGAGAACAGGAAGTCCGCCTTGGAGGTAAAATCGGGATATTCGCTGTTGGTCCAGAACAAAGCCGCGCCCTGATTCTTTGCAACAGATCTGTACTTAAGAGCGAAGTAAGGATACTTCATAGCATGGAACTTTTTGTCGCCGGTCTTAACGGTCATCATGACGTCAGTACTGGTAGCCTGAACAAAGTACATGCCTGCTTCGAGGTGGGAAGCGCCTCCGCTTACAAACCACGCTTGGCGGTCTTCTTCATTTGCAAAGTTCCAGTAAGCATCAACATCTTTAGCATTTTTGAGCGAATCTTCGGGCACGCCTACACCTTCTTCGAGCCACGCCTGTGCTTCTTCAGCGGTTTTAAAGAAGCCCATGCGTGAAATTTCTATAGTAGTATTTTCGTTACTTGCGTTGATGGGGTCAAGACGTATGCTGTTAATGGTGCCTGCCCAGGTATCAGCATATTTTTCTTTTTCGCGCAGGTCGATGATGGTAATTCCCCATTCGCCGTCTTTATTGGCAACACCGAAAAGTGCATCGGCATCCGAGGTAAACTTGGGGAATGTTTCATTGGTCCAGAAAATAGCTGCCTGATTGCTGTCAGCCTTTATCCTTGCCTTCATACCGAAGAAAGGATATTCAGCGGCGCTGAAGGGCTCTGCAATGGTGGTATTGATACGTACGTCACCGGAGGTGGACTGAATGAAAAATGTACCTTCTTCGCCGACGGAGCTCTTACCACCGTTGGTAGTCCACAT
The nucleotide sequence above comes from Oscillospiraceae bacterium. Encoded proteins:
- a CDS encoding ADP-ribosylglycohydrolase family protein; protein product: MQVQNLNTEVKIMIKLNRQKYLDKLHACWLGKNIGGTLGAPYEGKRTFQNITDFATPKGQNYPNDDLDLQLVWLAAIEDVTPAYFSTKTLAEYWMDWIPPHCNEYGIAKSNLRIGLLPPMSGEIDNDKWKTSNGAWIRSEIWASLCPGVVDTAVKYAVMDAMVDHGLNEGTYAEIFTATIESAAYVESNIRKLIEYGLKKIPEDCRVAQTVRLVMECYDKGIEYSQTREKVVEFNKDLGWFQAPGNLGFVAIGLLYGEGDFRNSVLYAINCGDDSDCTGATVGSIMGIVGGTQSIPEEWKEFVGDNIVTAFINGMYSHRIAKTCTNLKDRVAALVPAVMRANRVSFGFIDGVDEVSDEDFEANNRLHSSDFLNRSPYSYDITDNRPFDVMVELDKTPRVTPGEERKVKLTFTCRDTVYESRKLQLRLILPETWEAGYCQKTLALDYIQRGHGIYGKASVEFTVRAGERIDVTNRVYVEVTSLTLPYPVMIPVIFIG
- a CDS encoding AraC family transcriptional regulator, coding for MQKGKHYWYDEDCFKGGGFHYINTYLHKNYDFRMHSHQFYEMNIIAGGTGRHYINETYVEAKAGDVFIIPPGTSHGYYSDKKIDIYHILIKSDFIKHYKEELTSMREFGILFDVEPTVRSVSSKKCNLTLTYDELNVVKLQLSAILAAEKEESYVYQNVLSLAFICGLCDVMRKKITGQNCHGEGFERIISVTEYIKNNLDRDLSLENISRNSNLSKATLNRLFREYLNVSPMKYVIDCRSAKAYELIAENRHTKSEISQMCGFYDLSHMNKYIKQL
- a CDS encoding S-layer homology domain-containing protein, giving the protein MKKLFLMLAIVLVAFTMTAFADDGIVWDMTTADNAMWSTGGCYAVTDGGAYLLQSTNNDMQIKTTLADKEFAAAEYPYFGMKYKAKATKPQMALFWTNTTYPGFTDKADALFDLIIDETWAITVVDLREVEKYDGSWAENITSLRLDPINGSDTDTTVIISRMGFFKSEADATAYLEKGANAEPVKEEIVVPDIGNVDLANVKAITFDMTNSTTQAMWTTNGGKSSVGEEGTFFIQSTSGDVRINTTIAEPFSAAEYPFFGMKARIKADSNQAAIFWTNETFPKFTSDADALFGVANKDGEWGITIIDLREKEKYADTWAGTINSIRLDPINASNENTTIEISRMGFFKTAEEAQAWLEEGVGVPEDSLKNAKDVDAYWNFANEEDRQAWFVSGGASHLEAGMYFVQATSTDVMMTVKTGDKKFHAMKYPYFALKYRSVAKNQGAALFWTNSEYPDFTSKADFLFSTINDGKWHDVVLDARIIEKTEGAWNGLIETMRFDPVNPSTTECGMYIAAIGFFESEQAARDYLASVQVAADYDSMSTFREKSQVSYVPGGTLSEGYVKEDYLVKDSTATGNVVMYKDADGTEKIVTLSDVNGKGFITFSPNHAAEYYLGTSGKEYVDTPNHWAKDYIDYTSARKLFGGTSETEFSPDDSMTRGMFVTVLGRLCGADGTTTGMYYDPYIKWSIEKGYADVTDAAAFRPEDSITRLEMAKFINNYLNDCDYSMIKNTYPAFADTAALTDAEKAAVENARAYGIINGKPGNTFDPAGLLTRGETATVMTRLIKAMLGVNISTAYSPDYFKRDRIKVGTKANFDPNQVDDEYLRYVAELGLDWLVVTPSNSSGDVRNKILNFADANGIEVYLDDKAILSDYSSDAEYYLHPSYTGTYVEDEPGTDRMPALAEIANGYLEKTGRHPHVNLLPMYANAAQLKMGAGAAAIEYFDGDPDLYYKHVATWASLSDAKIMSVDIYPLNSDKNKPTYVEYIESINIFARAARDYNKDFVAYIQAVGWNASKREPSEADFRWQVYSMLSFGCKGFVYWHYWVDGMGYKEYGMVNRDGTPTHIYYAAQPTIMEVKKLSDVYCQYKNLGAFNLNCTEKTPYLEMSGAIEFPAINVQSTSPLLVGCFEKKDGTNGKAFTVVNMNDPTWNKTADFTFTLNGYTTATAYVKGEPVALTATDGVFSMTLENGQGVFVTIE